The DNA region GGACGAGACAGCGACGGGTCGAGCACACCCGTTCGCTGCTGCTGGACGCCGCCGAGGAAGTCGTCGCACGGCAAGGCTTCGGCGCCGCGGCGCTGGAGGTGATCGCCGACGCGGCCGGGTACACGCGCGGCGCCATCTATTCGCATTTCGGCACCAAAGAGGAGCTGTTCCTCGCGGTGATGGAGCGCCAACTGCAGAGATTCCTGGACGGTTTCACCGACATCGTCGAGTCGTTCCAATCACTCGACGAGATGGATGTCGACAAACTCGCCGAGCGGTGGCGGGAGTTGACGATCGGGAATCCGGACCGCGCCGCGCTGGGGTACGAATTCACACTGTTTCTGGTGCGCAACCCCGAGGCGCGGGCCAGGGTCGCCGAGCAACGGCGCCAGACCGCCGATTCCCTGGCCGAGTACATCACCAGCCACGTCGAGAAGATCGGTGGCCGGATGCGCATTCCCGCATCCACCCTCGCCCGAGTTCTCATCGCGACCAACGAGGGCGTCACACTGGGCAGCTACGTCGACGGCCAGGATCTGTCCCGGCCGTTCCTGGAAATGATCCTCGCCAACGTCGAGCCGGCCGGCTAGTCCTGTGAGATGTCGACGCCCTCATAGCCTTTGAGCAGGTCTGGAGACGGAAGTTCCATCTGCAGGTAGACGTCGATGCGACGCACTTTGCCCTCCGCGGTGAACTCGTACACCGACAGCGAGTTGACCACACTGTGAAAGTCACCGACCGAGCTGCGCTCTTCGAGTTCCAGGAAGACGACGCCGTCTTTTTCGGTCACCCGCTTGAAGGTGCAGTCCCAGTCGGCGTTGGGCGCCCAGTTGGTCAGGAACGCGGCATAGCCGTCCCAGTCCATGACTTCCTTGAAGTTTCCGACACGGACGAACTCCTCCACAGCGATCAGCTCTCGCAGGGGGTTCCAGCTCTCGACGGAGAATCCCGGCCCCTTGGCGCTGTCGACGATCCGCTTGGTCGCGATCGCATACTCCAACACCGTTCTGGCGTTTCCGAGATGCTGTTCAGCGATTTCCTGCAAGCTCACGGCTCCACGCCCTGCGCGGCACCGAGGTAGCGGTCGACGACGGAGTGATAGTGGGCGATCACCACCTCTTCTTTCACCAACGACATGTGCTCGAGTTGTTTGTTCCGCAGCCCCAACTGCTGTCGCGGCATCTGCTCGTAATCCTGTTTCAGCGCGGTGAAGTACTTGTATTCGCCTGGCTCCGTCACGTCGATGCGTGGGGCGCGCAGCGCTGCTTTGTACTCCTCGGGCAGCCACATCACGCTGATGATGTGCCAGTAGCACTTATTGGGGTCGCCACTCTCGTGCGGTTGGGCGAGGATGACCGTTGCCTCGCCGGCCCGCACGGTCATGAAGAAGTTCGGGAACAGCACCCACCCGTGGTTGTCGCTCATCTGGGCATCGGTCAGCGCACTGACATCGAAGCCCATGCCGGTCAGCGTCTCCCGGGTCGCCCTCTGCAACAACGTTCTGGGGGTCACACCGTCGGGCAGCTTCAATTCGCCATCGTCATCGCGGTATTCGGCCACCAGCTCCTGGAAACGGGGCAGCACGGCCGTCACCGACGGGAACGTTTCGGGCAGACTCATGATGCCTTCGAGCTGCTCCTCCAACCCGTACGCCTTGCCCGCCACCTCGAACGGTGCGCACGAGACGCTGTGCTTGTCGAAGAACTTATAGCGGGTGGTACTCGGATCGATCATGATCACCTGCAGCAGCTGCGGGTGGATTCCGGAAATGTGGTAGCCCTCCTCAAAGGCGTCCATCACCACCTTCCAGTTGCAGTTCAGCGCTTCCCGTACATCGAGGACTGTGTCCATCTCCTCAAGGTGATACGGGGTGAGGAGGTCGACGACCTCCTGTCCCAGAAACTCCGCCAATGGCGCAGCCTGCGGGTCCGGGTTGACAAAGATGAAGCCGGCGAAGCATTCGACCGAGATCGGGAAGAGACCGAGCCCCTCCTTGTCAAGTGCGGTCAGGACGTTCTCTTTTTCCCGCAGCACACCTTTGAGGCGACCCTCGTGGT from Mycobacterium sp. SMC-4 includes:
- a CDS encoding TetR/AcrR family transcriptional regulator; translated protein: MAERWTRQRRVEHTRSLLLDAAEEVVARQGFGAAALEVIADAAGYTRGAIYSHFGTKEELFLAVMERQLQRFLDGFTDIVESFQSLDEMDVDKLAERWRELTIGNPDRAALGYEFTLFLVRNPEARARVAEQRRQTADSLAEYITSHVEKIGGRMRIPASTLARVLIATNEGVTLGSYVDGQDLSRPFLEMILANVEPAG
- a CDS encoding aromatic ring-hydroxylating dioxygenase subunit alpha — encoded protein: MTTTQPVRPGEWFDTGMGLEDIDLSRFRMDITTDRYTDPDYVQREHESIWLRVWQVAGRASELPEVGDWMEYQLLDQSFLLVRGKDGQIRGFVNACRHRGNKLCIGRGNAKRGLLCQYHLWSYDHEGRLKGVLREKENVLTALDKEGLGLFPISVECFAGFIFVNPDPQAAPLAEFLGQEVVDLLTPYHLEEMDTVLDVREALNCNWKVVMDAFEEGYHISGIHPQLLQVIMIDPSTTRYKFFDKHSVSCAPFEVAGKAYGLEEQLEGIMSLPETFPSVTAVLPRFQELVAEYRDDDGELKLPDGVTPRTLLQRATRETLTGMGFDVSALTDAQMSDNHGWVLFPNFFMTVRAGEATVILAQPHESGDPNKCYWHIISVMWLPEEYKAALRAPRIDVTEPGEYKYFTALKQDYEQMPRQQLGLRNKQLEHMSLVKEEVVIAHYHSVVDRYLGAAQGVEP